A region of Streptomyces sp. NBC_01267 DNA encodes the following proteins:
- a CDS encoding beta-galactosidase, with product MSHFPDGPGRSRTGGSPSRRTVVGGLTGLAAALATPVLGALPAAAAPSGHRSPAATGATGATTATAATDAARRLFAGRDGKPHAVTWDAKSLKIDGSRLAVWSGEFHYWRLPSPDQWRDVLQKMRASGFNAVSLYFFWGYHSSKPGSYDFHGVRDVDRLLTTAEEEGLYVIARPGPYINAEVSMGGLPPYMTTYAGEQRTSDPQNLAADLEWLKAVNRIIAKHQITDGGGSVLAYQVENEQIDNSSKHTDYIEKLQTAVKADGITVPLFHNDWGNGHGWNTPGSKGGSQLDLYAFDTYPLGFDCAGGRGTLPDFESRVRGYSPKTPVFIAEGQGGAFTAWGRDFQTQDCGNFVDPAFTRQFAVNNLTNGVTMFSYYMEYGGTNWGWTGDPGSGFTSYDYGAAISENRRITPKLAVQKEFGYLQRAVTPIASAQAVAAPAVTVTGGGPVEARQRLSTEDAGTTSVSGGGMRLIMLRHPDSNDTSTSQVTFALDTDHPRVPQQQDTTITIAGRDAKTLVADYAFGPHRLVYSTSQILTHLSAGGDLLVLDGTKGEAGETVLRYDTRPKVTTLDGSPVTTTWDADRKELRLNYAHSGTRTVRITGGGSGDLTLLITDRDGVARIWQLDAGQSDVLLTGPELARTARVTGSRLALTGDTGESGPLRVFVPTGVKVLTWNNRPLATRRDAAGALVATLPGPGKPVALPQLAAWRVADSDPERSPDHDDSAWTKADRTTAANPAHGPGAASGVVLDTDEYGFHEGDTWYRGHYTPTAAGSTVKVTVKTGTAGDALTWLNGHYLGAQGDGSATYTVPAGLAGPGEPAVLAVLVRNMGQYEDWSSDGRSKTGRGLADVAIAGSGKVDWRIQGALGGPDPVDVVRGLYNNGGLHGEREGWHLPGAPDSSWPTTRSLKSDRPGVRWYRTAVRLDLARGTDTAVGLRINDASERADKYRVQIFVNGWNTGQYVNNVGPQTEFVIPSGFLTAQGQNTVALAVTAEQPGVGPDSVQLVNQGTVLGGVDGRPNASPDYKTVFGTAAKRRH from the coding sequence ATGAGCCATTTCCCAGATGGTCCTGGAAGAAGCCGAACCGGCGGCTCCCCGTCGCGGCGCACGGTCGTCGGCGGCCTGACCGGCCTCGCCGCGGCCCTCGCCACCCCCGTACTCGGCGCCTTGCCCGCCGCCGCAGCACCGTCCGGACACCGGTCCCCGGCCGCGACGGGTGCGACGGGAGCGACGACAGCGACCGCCGCGACGGACGCCGCCCGCCGGCTGTTCGCAGGTCGTGACGGCAAGCCCCACGCCGTCACCTGGGACGCCAAGTCGCTGAAGATCGACGGCAGTCGGCTGGCCGTGTGGTCCGGCGAGTTCCACTACTGGCGGCTGCCCAGCCCCGACCAGTGGCGCGACGTGCTGCAGAAGATGAGGGCGTCCGGCTTCAACGCCGTCTCGCTGTACTTCTTCTGGGGCTACCACTCCAGCAAGCCCGGCTCCTACGACTTCCACGGCGTCCGTGATGTCGACCGGCTCCTGACGACAGCCGAGGAGGAGGGGCTGTACGTCATCGCCCGCCCGGGTCCGTACATCAACGCCGAGGTCAGCATGGGCGGCCTGCCCCCGTACATGACGACCTACGCCGGGGAGCAGCGCACCTCCGACCCGCAGAACCTGGCGGCCGACCTGGAGTGGCTGAAGGCCGTCAACCGCATCATCGCCAAGCACCAGATCACCGACGGCGGCGGCAGCGTCCTCGCCTACCAGGTGGAGAACGAGCAGATCGACAACTCGTCCAAGCACACCGACTACATCGAGAAGCTGCAGACGGCGGTGAAGGCCGACGGCATCACGGTGCCGCTGTTCCACAACGACTGGGGCAACGGCCACGGCTGGAACACCCCGGGCAGCAAGGGCGGCTCACAGCTCGACCTCTACGCCTTCGACACCTACCCGCTGGGTTTCGACTGCGCGGGCGGCCGTGGCACCCTGCCGGACTTCGAGTCCCGTGTCCGGGGCTACTCGCCGAAGACCCCGGTGTTCATCGCCGAGGGGCAGGGCGGCGCGTTCACCGCCTGGGGCCGTGACTTCCAGACCCAGGACTGCGGGAATTTCGTGGACCCCGCCTTCACCCGGCAGTTCGCGGTGAACAACCTCACCAACGGCGTCACCATGTTCAGTTACTACATGGAGTACGGCGGCACCAACTGGGGCTGGACCGGCGACCCCGGGTCCGGCTTCACCTCCTACGACTACGGTGCGGCGATATCCGAGAACCGGCGGATCACGCCCAAGCTGGCGGTGCAGAAGGAGTTCGGCTACCTGCAGCGCGCCGTGACGCCCATCGCCTCCGCCCAGGCCGTGGCAGCACCCGCCGTCACGGTCACCGGGGGCGGGCCCGTCGAGGCCCGGCAGCGCCTGTCCACCGAGGACGCCGGGACCACCTCCGTCTCGGGCGGCGGCATGCGCCTGATCATGCTGCGCCACCCCGACTCCAACGACACCTCCACCAGCCAGGTGACCTTCGCGCTGGACACGGACCACCCGCGCGTCCCGCAGCAGCAGGACACCACGATCACCATCGCCGGGCGGGACGCCAAGACCCTCGTCGCCGACTACGCCTTCGGCCCGCACCGCCTGGTGTACTCCACCTCGCAGATACTCACCCACCTGTCCGCCGGGGGCGACCTGCTCGTCCTGGACGGGACGAAGGGCGAGGCGGGCGAGACCGTGCTGCGGTACGACACCAGGCCGAAGGTCACGACCCTGGACGGCTCCCCGGTGACCACCACCTGGGACGCGGACCGCAAGGAGCTGCGGCTCAACTACGCGCACTCCGGGACCCGTACGGTCCGGATCACCGGCGGCGGCAGCGGCGATCTCACCCTGCTCATCACCGACCGGGACGGCGTGGCCCGCATCTGGCAGCTCGACGCCGGGCAGAGCGATGTCCTGCTCACCGGCCCGGAACTGGCCCGTACCGCCCGTGTCACCGGAAGCCGGCTGGCGCTGACCGGCGACACCGGTGAATCCGGTCCGCTGCGGGTCTTCGTGCCCACCGGTGTGAAGGTGCTCACCTGGAACAACCGCCCGCTGGCCACGCGCCGCGACGCGGCGGGCGCGCTGGTCGCCACCCTGCCGGGCCCCGGAAAGCCGGTGGCACTCCCGCAGTTGGCCGCGTGGCGGGTCGCCGACTCCGACCCCGAACGCTCCCCGGACCACGACGACTCGGCCTGGACGAAGGCCGACCGGACCACCGCAGCCAACCCCGCGCACGGCCCCGGCGCGGCATCCGGGGTGGTGCTGGACACCGACGAGTACGGCTTCCACGAGGGCGACACCTGGTACCGCGGCCACTACACCCCGACCGCGGCAGGCAGCACCGTGAAGGTCACCGTGAAGACCGGCACCGCCGGGGATGCCCTCACCTGGCTGAACGGCCACTACCTCGGTGCGCAGGGCGACGGCTCGGCCACGTACACGGTCCCGGCGGGCCTGGCCGGGCCGGGCGAACCCGCTGTGCTGGCCGTCCTGGTACGGAACATGGGGCAGTACGAGGACTGGTCGTCCGACGGCAGGTCGAAGACGGGCCGGGGGCTGGCCGATGTCGCCATCGCCGGTTCGGGGAAGGTCGACTGGCGCATCCAGGGCGCGCTCGGCGGGCCGGACCCGGTGGACGTCGTGCGCGGCCTCTACAACAACGGCGGCCTCCACGGGGAGCGCGAGGGCTGGCATCTGCCGGGCGCCCCGGACTCCTCCTGGCCGACCACCCGGTCCCTCAAGAGCGACCGGCCGGGCGTGCGCTGGTACCGCACGGCGGTACGGCTGGACCTGGCCCGTGGCACCGACACGGCGGTGGGTCTGCGGATCAACGACGCGAGCGAGCGGGCGGACAAGTACCGGGTCCAGATCTTCGTCAACGGCTGGAACACCGGGCAGTACGTCAACAACGTCGGCCCGCAGACCGAGTTCGTCATCCCGTCGGGCTTCCTCACCGCGCAGGGCCAGAACACCGTGGCCCTCGCGGTCACCGCCGAACAGCCGGGCGTCGGCCCCGACTCGGTGCAGCTCGTGAACCAGGGCACGGTCCTCGGCGGCGTCGACGGCCGCCCGAACGCCTCGCCCGACTACAAGACGGTCTTCGGCACCGCTGCGAAGCGCCGGCACTGA
- a CDS encoding winged helix-turn-helix transcriptional regulator, giving the protein MREPLPADMFDELCPSSLNPIRFGDKWAALVIRCLEHGPRRFSELRVPLSRVTPKVLTQSLRALERDGLVKRTVYAEATPHVEYELTPMGRSMLRTIAVACAWTAEHWDELLDARESYDEANRLDRAG; this is encoded by the coding sequence ATGAGGGAACCGCTACCCGCCGACATGTTCGACGAACTGTGCCCGTCCTCGCTCAACCCGATCCGATTCGGCGACAAGTGGGCAGCGCTCGTCATCCGCTGCCTCGAACACGGCCCGCGCCGCTTCTCGGAACTGCGCGTGCCGCTGAGCCGCGTCACCCCCAAGGTCCTGACCCAGTCACTGCGCGCCCTCGAACGCGACGGCCTGGTCAAGCGCACCGTCTACGCCGAGGCCACCCCGCACGTCGAGTACGAACTGACGCCGATGGGCCGCAGCATGCTCCGAACGATCGCGGTCGCCTGCGCCTGGACGGCGGAACACTGGGACGAACTGCTCGACGCCCGAGAGTCGTACGACGAAGCGAACCGCCTTGACCGCGCCGGATAA
- a CDS encoding DUF445 domain-containing protein — translation MERTDRKADGEPDSKAGSGAGGAAGAGGVPGTAPLGSVAPSAADEEKRRGVRRMKATATGLLLLVALIFVLATWAEHTGSGSWAGYVVAAAEAGMVGALADWFAVTALFRRPLGLPIPHTAIIPNKKDQLGESLGSFVGENFLSEDVVRARLRAVGIGGRLGSWLAEPEHADRVTAELSTALRGALTVLRDSDVQAVVGEAITRRANAVEVAPGIGKMLERVVADGGHRRVVDLVCARAHDWLVLHSDSVMDAVQGGAPGWTPRFVDKRIGDRVYKELLRFLTEMRDMPAHPARGALDRFLADFASDLQSDTEVRAKVERLKSDLVGRSEVQDVIASAWASVRTMIISAAEDEQSELRLRARASLLSLGNRLATDTRLQRKLEGWLEDAAVYVVTTYRSEITSLISDTVAGWDGEQTSRKIEAHIGRDLQFIRINGTVVGALAGLVIYSVSRALGA, via the coding sequence ATGGAACGTACCGACAGGAAAGCTGACGGAGAACCCGACAGTAAAGCTGGCAGCGGGGCCGGTGGCGCAGCCGGGGCGGGTGGCGTCCCGGGCACTGCTCCGCTGGGCTCCGTCGCCCCCAGCGCGGCCGACGAGGAGAAGCGCCGTGGTGTCCGCCGGATGAAGGCGACCGCCACCGGACTTCTCCTGCTGGTCGCCCTCATTTTCGTACTCGCCACCTGGGCCGAGCACACCGGGTCGGGGTCCTGGGCGGGCTATGTGGTGGCCGCCGCCGAGGCCGGCATGGTGGGCGCGCTGGCCGACTGGTTCGCCGTGACGGCACTGTTCCGCCGGCCACTTGGCCTCCCCATTCCTCATACCGCGATCATCCCCAACAAGAAAGACCAGTTGGGCGAGTCACTTGGTTCCTTCGTCGGCGAGAATTTTCTGTCGGAGGACGTCGTACGGGCCAGACTGCGCGCCGTGGGCATCGGCGGACGGCTCGGATCCTGGCTCGCGGAGCCCGAACACGCCGACCGGGTGACCGCGGAGCTGTCGACGGCGCTGCGCGGGGCCCTGACCGTGCTGCGTGACTCGGACGTCCAGGCGGTCGTCGGTGAGGCGATCACCCGCCGGGCGAACGCCGTGGAGGTCGCCCCCGGCATCGGCAAGATGCTGGAGCGGGTCGTCGCCGACGGCGGCCACCGGCGCGTGGTCGACCTGGTGTGCGCCCGCGCGCACGACTGGCTCGTCCTCCACTCGGACTCGGTGATGGACGCCGTCCAGGGCGGGGCGCCGGGGTGGACACCGAGGTTCGTCGACAAGCGGATCGGTGACCGCGTCTACAAGGAACTGCTCCGGTTCCTCACCGAGATGCGCGACATGCCCGCCCACCCGGCGCGCGGCGCCCTCGACCGCTTCCTGGCGGACTTCGCTTCCGACCTCCAGTCGGACACCGAGGTCCGGGCGAAGGTGGAACGGCTCAAGTCCGACCTGGTGGGCCGCTCCGAGGTGCAGGACGTGATCGCCTCGGCATGGGCGTCCGTACGCACCATGATCATCTCCGCGGCGGAGGACGAGCAGAGCGAACTCCGCCTCAGGGCCCGTGCCTCGCTGCTGTCCCTCGGCAATCGGCTGGCCACCGACACCAGGCTCCAGCGGAAGCTGGAGGGGTGGCTGGAGGACGCCGCGGTGTACGTCGTGACGACCTACCGCTCCGAGATCACCTCGCTGATCTCGGACACGGTGGCGGGCTGGGACGGCGAGCAGACCTCCCGCAAGATCGAGGCGCACATCGGCCGTGACCTGCAGTTCATCCGGATCAACGGCACGGTGGTCGGCGCGCTCGCGGGCCTGGTGATCTACTCGGTGTCCCGGGCGCTCGGAGCGTGA
- a CDS encoding beta-N-acetylhexosaminidase, with protein MLSRRSAVTVGMFAGSALLTGATNPAWAAGTAAHRSPRSPQPLLSPLSPQSPPTIPAVQHFAPGGTAWRPSPATRLVLSPDDAGALRSEARSLAAELVQEGHVKHPPRITVSSRPGPHDLALRLGPVPGSASPEAYRIDSGRVLVITGRTAAGVFHGTRTLLQVLRQRHETTGSITDWPEYAQRGLMVDVARKHFTPEWLEAKIRELAWLKLNTLHLHLSDSLGLRIESETHPEVVTSPALSKDQVRHLIAVAERHHVTIVPEIDSPGHLAVLLQAHPELQLVRKDGTRDASNLDYSKPAARELVADLIGEYADLFPGPWFHLGGDEYFGYPWDTNRITGENAPQLLEYARHTAGPNATLQDGFNIYVNGLIALLTRKGKRAKIWNDHVVPGQGVVDIDHSAEVEVWIRWNADEPSVDDYVRAGYDVLNGHGDHLYFILAPDQQHETGKKSAQDLYDVWTPRTFMSSPGADAQLADGAPMSGSHLSIWCDNPDFQTEQQVSESLGPWLRSFAQQIWGSPKPAAVYTEFTPLIDSVGDAPREIPG; from the coding sequence ATGCTCAGCAGAAGGTCGGCCGTGACGGTCGGCATGTTCGCCGGATCGGCACTGCTCACGGGCGCCACGAACCCGGCGTGGGCCGCCGGCACGGCTGCCCACCGGTCACCCCGGTCGCCCCAGCCACTGCTGTCACCGCTGTCTCCGCAGTCACCACCGACGATCCCGGCCGTACAGCACTTCGCGCCGGGCGGCACGGCCTGGCGCCCGAGCCCCGCCACCCGCCTCGTCCTGTCGCCGGACGACGCGGGGGCCCTGCGGTCCGAGGCCCGGAGCCTCGCCGCGGAGCTGGTCCAGGAAGGCCACGTGAAGCATCCGCCGAGGATCACCGTGTCCTCCAGGCCCGGCCCTCACGACCTCGCGCTCCGGCTCGGCCCGGTGCCCGGCTCCGCCTCCCCCGAGGCGTACCGCATCGACAGCGGACGGGTGTTGGTGATCACCGGCCGCACCGCCGCCGGTGTCTTCCACGGCACCCGCACCCTCCTGCAGGTCCTCCGGCAGCGCCACGAGACGACCGGAAGCATCACCGACTGGCCGGAGTACGCCCAGCGCGGCCTCATGGTCGACGTCGCCCGCAAGCACTTCACCCCCGAGTGGCTCGAAGCGAAGATCCGCGAACTCGCCTGGCTCAAGCTCAACACGCTGCACCTCCACCTGAGCGACAGCCTCGGCCTGCGGATCGAGAGCGAGACCCACCCCGAGGTGGTGACGAGTCCCGCGCTGAGCAAGGACCAGGTGCGGCACCTGATCGCCGTGGCCGAACGCCACCACGTCACGATCGTCCCCGAGATCGACTCCCCGGGGCATCTGGCGGTGCTTCTCCAGGCGCACCCCGAGCTCCAGCTCGTACGCAAGGACGGCACCCGCGACGCCAGTAACCTCGACTACAGCAAGCCCGCGGCCCGCGAACTGGTGGCGGACCTGATCGGGGAGTACGCGGACCTCTTCCCGGGGCCCTGGTTCCACCTCGGGGGCGACGAGTACTTCGGATACCCCTGGGACACCAACCGGATCACGGGCGAGAACGCCCCGCAGCTCCTGGAGTACGCCCGCCACACCGCGGGCCCGAACGCCACGCTCCAGGACGGCTTCAACATCTACGTCAACGGCCTGATCGCCCTGCTCACCCGCAAGGGCAAGCGCGCCAAGATCTGGAACGACCACGTCGTCCCCGGCCAGGGTGTGGTCGACATCGACCACAGCGCGGAGGTCGAGGTCTGGATCCGCTGGAACGCCGACGAACCCTCGGTGGACGACTACGTCCGGGCCGGATACGACGTGCTCAACGGGCACGGCGACCACCTGTACTTCATCCTCGCCCCCGACCAGCAGCACGAGACCGGTAAGAAGTCCGCGCAGGACCTCTACGACGTCTGGACGCCGCGCACGTTCATGAGCAGCCCCGGGGCCGACGCCCAGCTGGCCGACGGCGCGCCGATGTCCGGGAGCCACCTGTCGATCTGGTGCGACAACCCGGACTTCCAGACGGAACAGCAGGTGTCGGAGAGCCTCGGCCCATGGCTGCGCTCCTTCGCCCAGCAGATCTGGGGTTCACCCAAACCGGCCGCCGTCTACACGGAGTTCACCCCCTTGATCGACTCGGTCGGGGACGCACCACGGGAAATCCCCGGGTAG
- a CDS encoding NAD(P)-dependent oxidoreductase yields MNIVVFGAGGRAGRQAVAEAHRRGHQVTAVVRDPARHSDLTGARVVAGDVMDAASVEQVAAGHDAAVSAAADLSVAPHEFFTESSRALATGLAGAGVHRLVVVGLSSVTPGASGALLMDEPGYPNEYRSFGLGHAAGLDELRKCDLDWAYVAPAGDFDHEGTRTGRYRIAEHGDPASRITYADLAIALIDEAETPRHHRAAVSVREA; encoded by the coding sequence GTGAACATTGTGGTCTTCGGTGCCGGGGGCAGGGCCGGGCGGCAGGCCGTCGCGGAGGCGCATCGGCGCGGACACCAGGTCACCGCCGTGGTGCGCGACCCTGCGCGCCACAGCGATCTGACCGGCGCGCGGGTCGTGGCGGGCGACGTCATGGACGCGGCGAGTGTCGAGCAGGTGGCCGCGGGGCATGACGCCGCCGTCAGCGCCGCTGCGGACCTGTCCGTGGCGCCGCACGAGTTCTTCACCGAGTCGTCCCGCGCCCTGGCCACCGGCCTGGCCGGCGCGGGCGTGCACCGTCTCGTGGTGGTCGGGCTCTCATCGGTCACGCCCGGCGCTTCCGGCGCCCTCCTCATGGACGAGCCCGGCTACCCGAACGAGTACCGGTCGTTCGGCCTCGGCCACGCGGCGGGCCTCGACGAGCTGCGGAAGTGTGACCTGGACTGGGCGTACGTGGCCCCGGCGGGCGACTTCGACCATGAGGGCACGCGCACCGGCCGCTACCGGATCGCTGAGCACGGCGACCCGGCCAGCCGGATCACGTACGCGGACCTGGCCATCGCGCTGATCGACGAGGCCGAGACGCCCCGCCACCACCGGGCCGCCGTCAGCGTACGGGAGGCGTGA
- a CDS encoding phosphotransferase encodes MTAPDNEATGGPTEARSILTRANREHRTRFRLDRPLTGGFQSHTWLLTGADETGSDAGRAVLKWSPNPGLVPRTLRAAQAVAEVRAAGYMTPAWVATGVTEAGFPYHIQEFAPGGKADRLTDATARLLVPLLESQRGLDPDPERCWSRYVYEWLADGGAELRRRLAATGPDGRRFITAVGALLQAYGEVELPTGDLVHGDFRLANVVVPPDGRPVAVDIEALGSGTRAYDYATLLTEDEVDESAWNLIRAAGERVAGPDVLAYCIALTAMELADFVRERVPGRLPLLIGPLTARAEALRP; translated from the coding sequence TTGACCGCGCCGGATAACGAAGCAACCGGTGGTCCTACCGAGGCTCGCAGCATCCTCACCCGGGCCAACCGCGAGCACAGAACCCGCTTCCGCCTCGACCGCCCGCTCACCGGCGGATTCCAGTCCCACACCTGGCTGTTGACCGGAGCCGACGAGACCGGTTCCGATGCGGGCCGGGCCGTCCTGAAGTGGTCGCCGAACCCCGGCCTGGTGCCCCGGACGCTGCGTGCGGCGCAGGCCGTGGCAGAGGTGCGTGCCGCGGGATACATGACTCCGGCCTGGGTGGCGACCGGCGTCACCGAGGCTGGATTCCCGTACCACATCCAGGAGTTCGCACCCGGGGGCAAGGCCGACAGGCTGACCGACGCCACGGCGCGCCTGCTCGTTCCGCTCCTGGAGAGCCAGCGCGGCCTGGACCCGGACCCGGAGCGCTGCTGGTCGCGGTACGTGTACGAGTGGCTGGCCGACGGGGGCGCCGAGCTACGCCGCCGGCTGGCCGCCACCGGACCCGACGGCCGTCGCTTCATCACGGCGGTCGGTGCGCTGCTCCAGGCGTACGGAGAGGTCGAACTCCCGACCGGCGATCTGGTCCACGGGGACTTCCGCCTCGCGAACGTTGTCGTCCCACCGGACGGCCGCCCCGTCGCCGTCGACATCGAGGCGCTGGGCAGCGGCACGCGCGCGTACGACTACGCGACGCTGCTCACGGAGGACGAGGTGGACGAGTCGGCCTGGAACCTGATCCGTGCGGCCGGTGAGCGGGTGGCGGGACCGGACGTACTCGCGTACTGCATCGCCCTGACGGCGATGGAGCTGGCGGACTTCGTACGGGAGAGGGTCCCCGGGCGCCTGCCGCTCCTCATCGGCCCGCTGACGGCACGCGCGGAGGCGCTGCGGCCGTAA
- a CDS encoding SGNH/GDSL hydrolase family protein — protein MTRRHGYVLLAALAAVVTFVSVGIYAMVRPPATTVSSGTPSRVSSGVPASGTWTGTWSASPVGPEPGTPNGLPGTTVRNVVHTSIGGSLARITLSNLFGTRPLKITESTVAADNIVRAVTFDGHTFVTIPAGGQIVSDAVRIRVPADADVTVSVFSPSPSGPVTYHPHARQISYLSGGGRTVETPYWRYLTAVDVLTHEARGSVVVFGDSITDGITSTTGADHRWTDVLAQRLGSHYGVLNEGISGNRVLLDGQGQSGLRRFDRDALARSGARTVVIDLGVNDILRRPNQLDARQITDGLRRLAQEARARGLHVVGSTLMPFTGHRGASPQLEAVRQQVNATIRSGGVYDAVVDFDRALRDPYAPTRLLPAYDSGDHLHPNDAGYRKMAMTLDLDALSESVPARA, from the coding sequence ATGACCAGGCGCCATGGTTACGTCCTGCTTGCCGCACTCGCGGCCGTGGTGACGTTCGTCTCGGTGGGCATCTACGCCATGGTGAGGCCACCGGCCACCACCGTCTCGTCCGGGACCCCCTCGCGCGTGTCCTCCGGGGTGCCCGCGTCCGGCACCTGGACGGGCACCTGGTCGGCGTCACCCGTCGGCCCCGAGCCCGGTACGCCGAACGGTCTTCCCGGAACCACCGTCCGTAACGTCGTGCACACCAGCATCGGTGGCTCCCTGGCCCGCATCACCCTCTCCAACCTCTTCGGCACCCGGCCGCTGAAGATCACCGAGTCGACCGTGGCGGCCGACAACATCGTGCGGGCGGTGACCTTCGACGGACATACGTTCGTCACGATCCCGGCCGGTGGCCAGATCGTCAGCGACGCGGTCCGCATCCGGGTCCCGGCCGACGCCGACGTGACGGTCTCCGTCTTCTCGCCCTCGCCGAGCGGCCCGGTCACCTACCACCCGCACGCCCGGCAGATCTCGTACCTCTCCGGAGGCGGGCGCACCGTGGAGACGCCCTACTGGCGCTACCTCACCGCCGTCGACGTCCTCACCCATGAGGCGCGCGGTTCGGTCGTCGTCTTCGGCGACTCGATCACCGACGGCATCACGTCCACGACCGGTGCCGACCACCGCTGGACCGACGTACTCGCCCAACGGCTGGGCAGCCACTACGGCGTGCTCAACGAAGGCATCAGCGGCAACCGGGTCCTGCTGGACGGCCAGGGGCAGAGCGGTCTGCGGCGCTTCGACCGCGACGCGCTCGCGCGCTCCGGCGCCCGGACCGTGGTCATCGACCTCGGGGTGAACGACATCCTGCGCAGGCCGAACCAGCTCGACGCCCGGCAGATCACCGACGGACTGCGCAGGCTGGCCCAGGAGGCGCGGGCGCGCGGACTGCACGTGGTCGGCTCGACGCTGATGCCGTTCACCGGCCACCGAGGAGCGAGCCCGCAGCTGGAGGCCGTACGCCAGCAGGTCAACGCGACGATCCGGTCGGGCGGTGTGTACGACGCGGTCGTCGACTTCGACCGGGCGCTGCGCGACCCGTACGCGCCGACCCGGCTGCTGCCCGCGTACGACTCCGGCGACCATCTGCACCCGAACGACGCGGGCTACCGGAAGATGGCGATGACGCTCGACCTGGACGCGCTGAGCGAGTCCGTCCCGGCGCGCGCCTGA
- a CDS encoding DUF4232 domain-containing protein, which yields MGKSRKLVVTIAATVLAGAAGVGVAQASTTGHASGTAAASAPSSCRPANHIAKIAQDASSAGHSHYRVTLTAAPGYSSCKLAGSPSGVQFYNNGSRDGVTAKSYGTQTTAVTFGPGHPVHFDIQVPSTGKGAKADEARFTLMAPGGEIPGQSFAEGSFRVDAGTQIGPVQAGA from the coding sequence ATGGGTAAGTCTCGCAAGCTCGTCGTGACGATTGCCGCCACTGTTCTCGCAGGAGCGGCCGGGGTGGGAGTCGCGCAGGCATCCACGACGGGGCACGCGTCCGGAACAGCCGCCGCGAGTGCGCCGTCCTCCTGCCGTCCGGCGAACCACATCGCGAAGATCGCTCAGGACGCGAGCAGCGCGGGCCACAGCCACTACCGCGTCACCCTGACTGCCGCACCCGGATACTCGTCCTGCAAGCTGGCCGGTTCCCCCAGCGGCGTGCAGTTCTACAACAACGGTTCGCGGGACGGGGTCACCGCGAAGTCCTACGGAACGCAGACCACCGCAGTGACCTTCGGCCCCGGCCACCCGGTCCACTTCGACATCCAGGTCCCGAGCACCGGCAAGGGTGCCAAGGCCGACGAGGCCCGGTTCACGCTGATGGCTCCCGGTGGGGAGATCCCCGGCCAGTCCTTCGCCGAGGGCTCGTTCCGCGTCGACGCGGGCACCCAGATCGGCCCGGTGCAGGCCGGCGCCTGA